In one window of Cellulophaga sp. HaHa_2_95 DNA:
- a CDS encoding Iota-carrageenase: protein MKVQLKHFYATTMALLAMGCSKEIEENQNAEPLETVTELQVSDGRFYRPPSNAVLSNVKNLVTDFNVNNRDNNDDSAKLNTAIANLSSSGGKLIIPAGKYYLNKIRMQSNVHLEIDKGATIYPTRGIAANSNHRIFDFASKTGEKIENVSIIGKGGNFTVDLRGNSSKNLIVADVGNVENFKISNFDIKDEKTVFASILISFTGKPGDSWPHKGIIQNVNQTNAHTGYGLIQAYAADNILFKNLKCKGGVTLRLETDNLAMKAANRGGVRDIFATKISNTNGLTPVMFSPHFMENGKVTIDDVTAIGCAYAVRVEHGFIEIFDKENRANGQAYKNYIEGILGAGSVSELYKRNNGRTWAVRIANDFSERAYNHSNPAVNGIKPGSFKNSTVKNVKVTYKNTGAKLKHLFLPYLPCSEWSKLCKPGPTGFEYNGPSLGVSIDNTKRDNSLGNYNVQVITSKVQGFPNNYILNVKHNTAKVCNNGIGTIASCN, encoded by the coding sequence ATGAAAGTACAATTAAAACATTTTTATGCAACAACTATGGCTTTATTAGCTATGGGATGTTCTAAAGAGATTGAAGAAAATCAGAATGCAGAACCATTAGAAACAGTCACGGAACTGCAGGTTTCGGACGGTAGATTCTACAGACCACCTAGTAATGCAGTACTATCAAATGTTAAAAATTTGGTAACAGATTTTAATGTAAATAATAGAGATAATAATGATGATAGCGCCAAATTAAATACGGCAATAGCTAATTTATCTTCCAGTGGTGGAAAATTGATCATACCGGCAGGTAAATACTATTTAAATAAAATTAGAATGCAATCTAATGTACATTTAGAAATAGATAAAGGAGCTACCATTTACCCAACAAGAGGCATTGCGGCCAACAGTAATCACAGAATTTTTGATTTTGCCAGTAAAACAGGAGAAAAAATTGAGAATGTCAGTATCATTGGTAAAGGAGGAAATTTTACTGTGGACTTAAGGGGCAATTCTTCAAAAAATCTAATAGTGGCTGATGTAGGAAATGTAGAAAATTTTAAAATCTCTAATTTTGATATTAAGGATGAGAAAACAGTATTTGCCTCTATTTTAATAAGTTTTACTGGTAAACCTGGTGATTCTTGGCCACATAAAGGTATTATTCAAAATGTTAATCAAACAAATGCACACACTGGATATGGACTAATACAAGCCTATGCTGCAGATAATATTTTATTCAAAAACCTTAAATGTAAGGGAGGAGTAACACTACGTCTTGAGACTGATAACTTAGCAATGAAAGCTGCTAACAGAGGTGGCGTAAGAGATATTTTTGCTACAAAAATTAGTAATACAAATGGTTTAACCCCTGTGATGTTTTCTCCTCATTTTATGGAAAATGGAAAAGTAACTATAGATGATGTTACGGCAATTGGTTGTGCCTATGCAGTACGCGTAGAACATGGATTTATTGAAATTTTTGATAAAGAAAATAGAGCAAACGGACAAGCTTATAAAAATTATATAGAGGGTATTTTAGGCGCTGGTTCAGTATCAGAATTATACAAACGTAATAATGGTAGAACTTGGGCAGTACGTATAGCTAACGATTTTAGTGAAAGAGCCTACAACCACTCTAACCCGGCAGTAAACGGCATTAAACCTGGAAGTTTTAAAAACTCTACCGTAAAAAATGTGAAAGTAACTTACAAAAATACAGGAGCTAAATTAAAGCATTTATTTTTACCATATCTACCTTGCTCAGAATGGTCAAAATTATGTAAACCGGGACCTACTGGTTTTGAGTATAATGGCCCTTCGTTAGGAGTTTCTATAGATAATACAAAAAGAGACAATAGTTTGGGTAATTATAATGTACAAGTAATTACATCTAAAGTACAAGGCTTTCCTAACAACTATATTTTAAATGTAAAACACAACACTGCAAAAGT
- a CDS encoding polysaccharide lyase family 7 protein, translated as MKKMTNYKFLATGIFSIAVFLTSCSQTEQEEVVLAPEAMEAPKLSAKVYQISDFYIETSWLSGEDSRSTKSFSSTGTDNESWYDKNSSGYYTMKSLATDGNRTEWKEIEESSLTNGKSMIYKAKVESIPENGVTIAQIHNRGNNVNRPWLRVFIDDDRKIKIKVTTNNPSNSSGTYQEYTGATYSQGSDYILSITYNGGGATVKVTTSSGSTIINKTISPSSSWNSYSNTYYFKAGVYTEGDDKQPKITFNYFYFND; from the coding sequence ATGAAAAAAATGACCAATTACAAATTTTTGGCAACAGGTATTTTCTCCATTGCAGTATTTTTAACAAGCTGTAGCCAAACCGAACAGGAAGAAGTAGTATTGGCTCCAGAAGCTATGGAAGCACCAAAACTCAGTGCTAAAGTGTATCAAATTTCAGACTTCTATATTGAGACAAGTTGGCTCAGTGGGGAGGACAGTAGATCTACTAAATCTTTTAGTTCTACAGGGACCGATAACGAAAGTTGGTATGATAAAAATTCTAGTGGATATTATACTATGAAAAGTTTAGCTACTGACGGTAACCGTACGGAATGGAAAGAGATTGAAGAATCTTCATTGACAAATGGTAAGAGTATGATCTATAAGGCCAAAGTAGAGTCCATACCAGAAAACGGAGTAACCATAGCACAAATTCACAATAGAGGGAACAATGTAAACAGACCTTGGTTACGTGTTTTTATTGATGACGATCGTAAAATTAAAATTAAAGTAACTACAAATAATCCTTCTAACAGTTCTGGAACGTACCAAGAATATACGGGGGCTACGTATTCTCAAGGGAGTGATTATATTTTGTCAATTACCTATAATGGAGGTGGTGCTACTGTAAAAGTTACCACATCTAGTGGATCAACTATCATTAATAAGACTATATCACCATCTAGTTCATGGAATAGCTATTCAAACACCTACTATTTTAAAGCAGGGGTGTATACTGAGGGAGATGACAAACAGCCTAAAATTACATTCAATTATTTCTATTTTAATGATTAA
- a CDS encoding heavy metal-binding domain-containing protein, with amino-acid sequence MKLKKIIYIAVISVTTLTTVSACKDNKKNVESNEVSALLYSCPMNCEDGKSYHEAGSCPVCKMDLMLTDKEISATCQAHLDGKCKCEGDTCACVNCEEHAKKMTCTIGEDGKCTDKNCKKHTKNKDCVMNEDGKCVCESGKCTCVDCASKTNKV; translated from the coding sequence ATGAAATTGAAAAAAATTATATATATAGCAGTAATTTCTGTAACTACATTAACTACTGTTTCGGCATGTAAAGACAATAAGAAAAATGTTGAATCTAATGAAGTCTCCGCATTACTTTATAGTTGTCCTATGAATTGCGAAGACGGTAAATCATACCATGAAGCAGGGAGTTGCCCTGTGTGCAAGATGGATTTGATGTTAACCGATAAAGAAATTAGTGCCACTTGCCAAGCCCATTTAGACGGTAAATGTAAATGTGAGGGCGATACCTGTGCATGTGTAAATTGCGAAGAACATGCAAAAAAAATGACCTGTACAATAGGAGAAGATGGTAAGTGTACCGACAAAAATTGCAAAAAGCACACAAAGAATAAAGACTGTGTTATGAACGAAGACGGAAAATGCGTCTGCGAATCAGGGAAATGTACTTGTGTTGATTGCGCGTCTAAAACCAATAAAGTTTAG
- a CDS encoding LemA family protein, with the protein MIFLVVLAIILIPVFMGVSIYNGLVRKKTLMKEGWSSIDVFLKKRNDLIPNLIETVKGYATHEKTLFENVTKSRNMVQNANTVADQSAAENALKNSMMNLFAVSENYPDLKANQNFIELQNELTSMEEEIEMARRYYNGTVTDNNIAIETFPSNIVANMFNFEKGTFFEIKDAAQREPVKVSF; encoded by the coding sequence ATGATATTTCTAGTAGTATTAGCAATAATTTTGATTCCTGTATTTATGGGAGTTTCTATCTATAATGGCTTGGTTCGTAAAAAAACCTTAATGAAAGAGGGGTGGAGTAGTATAGATGTATTTCTTAAAAAACGAAATGACCTTATTCCTAATTTAATAGAAACAGTTAAAGGATATGCTACTCATGAAAAAACCTTATTCGAAAATGTGACCAAATCTAGAAACATGGTACAAAATGCAAATACGGTTGCAGATCAAAGCGCGGCAGAAAATGCATTAAAAAATTCGATGATGAATTTATTTGCTGTTTCTGAAAATTATCCAGACTTAAAAGCCAATCAGAATTTTATAGAATTGCAGAATGAATTGACTTCTATGGAGGAAGAAATAGAAATGGCACGTAGGTATTATAATGGTACGGTAACCGATAACAATATTGCCATAGAAACTTTCCCATCAAATATAGTAGCCAACATGTTTAATTTTGAGAAAGGTACTTTTTTCGAAATTAAAGATGCAGCACAAAGAGAACCTGTAAAAGTTTCTTTTTAA
- a CDS encoding glycosyltransferase family 4 protein, with protein sequence MLNIYASYDVFPSSKGSSTHIKEMITALATHAEELSLLCLRGNAKLPAVQKHDNILIKRFYSEEKLNYLEKASLFSERIYLEISQNEKEIKIAHFRDIWSGLGITAHKNIPSVFEVNALTSIELPYHYPNLTDEFLEKLKFLEQKCLDEATVIITPSATTKKFLIAAYAVPEEKINVIPNGAYIPESFDKPEDAPDHYIIYFGALQRWQGIEVLLKAMSYLKDYPDLKLLICSSVKEKAFKPLKKLIEKLELADRVIVKTQVQREELYNYIHFATLSIAPLKACDRNITQGCSPLKILESMACGTALVASDLPVVRELVSEQEAMLVEPDRELDLARSIRFLLDTPEEREILAAKALQKMKEEFTWELQVNKLNQVYKNLT encoded by the coding sequence ATGTTAAACATTTATGCTTCTTATGATGTGTTTCCTAGCTCAAAAGGCTCCTCTACACATATAAAAGAAATGATTACCGCTTTAGCTACCCATGCGGAAGAACTTTCGTTGTTGTGTCTAAGAGGTAATGCTAAACTTCCGGCAGTACAAAAGCACGATAATATCCTTATCAAACGTTTTTACTCGGAAGAAAAACTGAACTACTTAGAAAAGGCATCGCTATTTTCTGAACGTATTTACCTAGAGATATCTCAAAATGAAAAGGAAATTAAAATCGCACATTTTAGAGATATTTGGAGTGGTTTAGGAATTACAGCCCATAAAAATATTCCATCGGTTTTTGAAGTAAATGCTTTGACTTCTATAGAGTTGCCGTATCATTATCCAAACCTGACGGATGAGTTTTTAGAAAAGCTTAAATTTTTAGAGCAGAAATGTCTAGACGAAGCCACGGTAATTATTACACCATCCGCAACGACAAAAAAGTTTTTAATCGCTGCTTACGCTGTTCCGGAAGAGAAAATTAATGTGATTCCTAATGGCGCATATATACCAGAATCATTTGATAAACCAGAAGACGCACCTGATCACTATATTATTTATTTTGGGGCTTTACAACGTTGGCAAGGTATAGAAGTGCTTTTAAAAGCCATGAGCTATTTAAAAGATTATCCAGATTTAAAATTGCTCATCTGTTCTTCCGTAAAAGAAAAGGCGTTTAAGCCTTTAAAAAAGTTGATTGAAAAATTAGAGCTTGCAGATAGGGTTATTGTAAAAACTCAAGTGCAGCGAGAAGAGCTTTACAACTATATCCATTTTGCAACACTATCTATTGCGCCTTTAAAAGCTTGTGACCGAAACATTACGCAAGGATGTAGCCCCTTAAAAATATTGGAATCTATGGCTTGTGGTACGGCCCTCGTAGCATCAGATTTACCTGTAGTCCGGGAATTAGTATCAGAACAAGAAGCTATGTTAGTAGAACCTGATAGGGAATTAGATTTGGCTCGCTCCATTCGGTTTTTATTGGATACTCCAGAAGAGCGTGAAATTTTGGCAGCCAAAGCATTACAAAAAATGAAAGAAGAATTTACTTGGGAATTGCAAGTGAATAAGTTGAACCAAGTTTATAAAAACCTAACCTAA